AAAATTATCACAGAAAGCTCTTTTATTGGTTCTGACAAGGTGACTGCTTTATTCTTTGAATAAAGCCCTCTGTGAGGCACAGAGGGTCAAAAGTGTTTTGTCACAGTGGATGAACCTGAGGAGATCATTGCCATATGCTCCCTTAACAGGCAAATTCATATTTAACTGCTTTGGGTATTACTTCTCATTTCTATGTATTTCCAGTTCAAATATGCTTACTAAAAATTGTTATTCAGTGAGAGGATGAAGTCACATTTTATCAGCAACACTGGGATCTATTTTCAAGAGAATTGTCAATAACACTGTTCCTTTGAAGACAAAAGTGTGGCAGTCTGCTGATCCACTCCTACACTGCATTTCTGGTATGCTTTGCTTGATCCTTAACTGATGAATTTGTAAACTCATCCTGTTCTTCAGGAAACACCTCATTAATAAGCCCAAACGGAAACATTCTACTTCCCAAATGGAAAGTATTTTCACATTTATTCtcacacctggctgtgctccaAAAGCAGTGGGATTTAACTCCAGCATCTTTTTCCATGAACCATCTCAAATTCTCAGGCttgttttagaaaattaaaaccatgttAGTTTTCTAAAAGGAATATGCAAGCTGCGACACGATCCAGACTTTTCCCAAGAACAAAGAACACAGAGATAAGTTTAAAGGGAAATCTGAGGAAATCTGTCATTAACATTTTGTGAAATTATTAAGACCAGATTGTGATAAGCTCTCTCAGGGGCAAATGGGATCAGGACTCTATCAACCACAGTAAAAAGGATTCAGTTTCACTCCAGCTTCAACTCTGCCCACTACACTTTGCTGCTAGACAGGTTTGTAGAAAGAACAAGCTGGTTGGTAGAAGCTCTCCAACTGCcctgaggcagcacagggctTCCCAGCACCTTAGAGAAGGCAAGAAGTGACTGGATGTTCTGTCACAAGTTCCCAGGTCTGTACACAAAAGAACTGCCCATTCACACCCAGCATGTCCAAAGCCAAACATCCTCTGAAGGACAGAACCTTCAATGAGTTCAAGCACCAACAAAGCCACACCTGAAGCTGCCTTCCTTACCAGCACCCTTGTGTGGCTGTCACTCACCTTCTTCGGCAGGAAGTGGACCCCCACAGCATATCTGTCACTGTGGGTCCAGAGCTCAATCTGTGCCAGGACCTGGTTGGTGAAGGAGTTGCTCATGACGAAGCTGGGGTggcccatggcacagcccaggttCACCAGGCGGCCCTCGGCCAGCAGGATGATGTGGCGGCCGTTGCGCAGGGTGTAGCGATCcacctgtgggagcagcagggccacgtcaggcacagagcaaacctggggctcagggggctTCCCTGCCCCTCAGCAATTCAGGTGTAACACAAACACCCCTCTCTCCCATCCCTGGTGTTTGCAAAGCCTGCAGCAACCCTGGCCTTCACAGCACACACATCTCGGCATCCGCTTCGTACTTCACCAGCTCCACAATTCCTTTAACCAGCTCTCCCCACAATTCCTTTAACCAGCTCTCCCCACACTCCTGGCTTTTCCACATGCCAGTGTAGTCCCAGCCAGGTGTGATGGGAATGTGCTGCTAGCAGTAAATCCCAGTTCATCTACACCCACTGGTCACAACTGGTGCGTGGTGACAGGGAAGAGGGAACACCTCTGCATGCAGCAGTCCAGAGCTTTGGCATCTAACACAGGTAACAGGCTGGAGCCCTCAGCCTTCTGAGGGTCCCCTGGAACTGTTCCCACCTCTGCAAGGCCAATACATACAACAAAcagctgtcctggctcctgGTGTACCCTGCTTTGCTCTTGGGGGACCACGTGGTCCTCCCCAATGgaccccagggacagcaggactcTGCACACAGAATCCAGGCTCAGATGGGCTAAGGAGACAGAGCCTGAGCTGTGAGAGTCCCACACAACTCTGGAGACAGATAACGTGACTGTCCCACACAACTCAGGAGATAATGTCACTTAACATGTGCCCCATCTGCCTGGGCCAGACTGGACTCCTGCAATGTTAAACTTaactctgcttctccttttcaCCTCTCATTagctcctctctgccctgccttCACCCTAGAGGACTTTACAATATTAAAGCAATAATGAAACACCAACATGGCCCATAAGTCACAAGAATATTCAGTGTTAACTGGTATTTATTGCTCACTTCATAACAAGCATTTGGGAGTAGAGCACTTTGGAAATACTTAAAACATAATCAGCAACCAACTTTGACAAAGCCTAATGCTTCAGACCATTTGTCTTCTGCTAGCACAACAGAGCAACTGTGACAGACCTAAAAGGGTCACAGCtatatttaaatttcagaaGCTAAAAGTCATTTAATATCAAGTAAAACACAACTTTCAATTTTGTTCTTAAAGCTTTGGCCTGTAAGTTAAAAGCCACATGTAATGAAGCTGTAATTGTAACAATACAGTCTTCTGAAAATCATCCTTGTGCAGGACTTCAGCAGAGATGCCAAGAGCAAACCAATACAAACCATGTTTTTTATAACAGGTATTTTGCCTTCAGAGCAGGTGTGCGCCTccacctgcctgccccagctATGCTTCAATCACAGCaccattttctgcttctcaggtTCACATGACAGATTATTATGATATCAGCACAACACATGCAGGCAGTAACCACCTCAAAGAGCAGCCCTAAATCAGCCTTGATTTCTCCTGCCCAAAAGCACTCAGCAGGCGGGATAAGAATGATCcccccctgagcagctgcagttgTTATTTTGGATCCCGATTCTCCATTGTGGaccagcagtgacagcactCAGTACTCCCAAAAAGCACCATATGGGCCATCAGGAGATTATGGGAGGAAGTAACAAAAGAAGGAACCAGTTGGGaagcaaaacatgaaaaatccTGAGAACAGCTACAGTGTTACTTATAACAAACATTGCATTTACAGACTGAACTACTGAAAGACAGTTGAGCAGTTAAAGTagcatttcagttttgaagTCTGCATTGGGTGGTTTAGGTGTCAAAATCTTATATCCTTACATAATATCCACACAACTTGCCCCTGGATAGCTGCTGGCTTGTGCATAGAACCCCACACCTAAGTCAGTACTGTGGCAACCCATCTCATATACAAGCAGACAGAACAGGCTGATTTCAATAGTTCAATAAGTTCAGTAAGTTCAATAAATTGCTCCAGAAGTAGAATTCATATTATCCAAGCAATAAGCTCCTCTCCACACTTAGACAAAtacctcctcctttttcccattGGAATTTACTTGGCTCTGGACTTTCTGGCTGCTTTACACTTCCCTTCCCATTATGTGGGAATAACTTACAAGCCAAAGTTCATTGACCTTGACCTTTCCTTGCCCTCTCAAGTTGAGTTTGTGCTGCAGGTCAGTCTCTGATACTCAaacacagctgagcagggctgcagtgcaAACCCAGAGCCAAACCAACCTGCCAGCTTTTCAGTAATAAGCCTATTTCCTCCTTACCTGTCCTCTGAAAGCAACACATCAGTCACAATGGCACAGTAAGATGTTTTTCTTATAAAAGTATTAAACATCTCTTAAATCAGCCCAGCACTGGTACTGAAACTTTCATGCTGGACCCAGTCTCAATTACTCTGTACCTCCAGCTGAAGTTAACCCACCTCAGCCCTGGCATTAATCCTCTCATCAAGAGAGATGTTCCTCATAGAAAGTCAGGGATTTTTGCTCTTGTACTATGTTCCCCTCTCTGGTTCAGGATACAGAAAAGAAGCTGCCAGGTTTTAgtaaaaaatctgaatattcaGAAAGTTAGATTTCTTTAGCATTAATCCATATGGACAACCCTGACCCCAATTTCATCCTTTTcaaaaggtaattttatttttttttaaaccagaaactTGTTACAATTTTCACACCTGGGACCACACTGCACCTTACTACACTCTATCATCAATGCCAGACTGGGCCCTcaaagcaaagcatttaaaaaggGATTTACTGCCTCTGTGTAGGGAGTTTGTATGGTGCCATATTAACACCCACTTAAATTTTCAACAATGTTTATTCTTCAATCAGTCCAAGGTTTAGTTTTAAAACAACCTGAGCTAGCAGAAAGCAGGCAGGTACCTGTGGGCTCCTCTagaagagctgctgagcagagtcAGCTTCACCAAGGCCATAGGCAAGAACAAACCTGAACACAAGTGAGAACTTGAGGGTGTAACTCCAGCCCTGGTTAAGACCATGCAAAATGACCCAACACACCTTTCACAGCTGCTTAATATCACTTTGCTTAATATTACTTTTGCCAATAAGCCACAGGGGAGTTTATGAAAATTAGAAGGGCAGATGGAGATCTGAGAAGTATGTTTGGGTGTGGTGTTATTAAAAAGTACAAAATCTGTCCCAAAACCCTGCTATCAGCAAGGGCATTCCCTCTTCAAAAGGTAACCAGAAGACCCTCACCAAGTCAGAGAAGACCTGGTTTGCTTTATGGTTCTCCCTCAATGCTGGTGTGATCtagttcagttttgtttttctgctttaagaCACACAgttgaaaagctgaaattttcagATTCTGATTTTCCTTGTGTAGCTACAGCCATAGCTTAAAGCAAATACATGGCAGGCATGCAAGCTAAGCAAGGGTAAAAcatcctgcctgctctgtccACACAGGTTTCCAAAATGAAGCCAAGTCTGGAAGAGAAACCCAAGTTTGGCAAAGCACCAGGTAGGCTTTCCTGAGGCCTCAATTTCAgagtagattaaaaaaacacaccacactttgaaaacaaagaggTGTGAGTTTTTTTAAACCTTGACAGAATCCCGAAAGTCATTCCATTGAGATTCCCTCAGGACCATGActgttctgctgcagagcagtaCCTGAGCAAACAGCTCCAAAAGAGGAGATTCAGGTCAGGCACCAGGCAATCTATGGGCTCTGCTCTTAAGTTTTATAGGGTGTCTAATGGTCTGTTCTGTATTTCTCATCTACCTTGCTTTTGGAAGCTGAGCTATGGCATTGTTTCAGCTCAGGGCTATCGAAGCAAGCACGTTTGCATACCCCCTGGCCATGCCCCAAACATCAAAGCTGAATGGACTTGATGCAATTAATTATCTCTACAACCAGCACTAAGGGTACGCTCCTGTCTATCAATGAAGTGGGAACACATGGAGAAAGATGGCACTGGACTGGAAACAATTTCTTTCATGCCAGCCCAAGACTATCATGTGCAGCTTGTCCCAGGTTAGCAGAATCTGCATTCTGACCAGAGCAACAGTGGCTTCCAACAAAGCTAGAAAGACTGAAGAAGCTGAAGAGAAATACTCTCTAGAAATGGACACTGAGTAGCtactgtttttttccagcaggagaGCCTGTGGAAAGGCTGCCTCACCTGAGGTTTGATATTCACTGCCTCCACTGCATTGTCGTTCAGCCACTTGGCATCAACTTCCACATCAAAATGGCCAATATTACACACTATGGCATCATCCTTCATCTGCTCAAAGtgcctgtgaaataaaaaaagttgTATTGAAAGTTAATCCACACAGTTTTCTCCCTCAGCAGATGCTCCAATCCACAGCCCTGAGAAGTGCCCAGCTCAGTAACTGCACTGACTCTCACAAGGTGTGTGGGGCTGGTAACCCCTCAAGGCATGGCAAGTCTACTGGAAAAGACTTTCAAGCTGCTAGGGAAGGACATTTCCCAAAGATACAAAAACTTACTGGAGAGAAAGTATTTTCCCAGTATGGAAAGTAATAAGCTTTTGTTTGATTGGTCAAAACAAATACCTGCAGTTATTCTCCTtacacagaagaaataattttcttcatgactTTGAAGTTCCCAGCAGTTTTACATCTCCCCCCACATAATCTGATCTTCCATTACAACATGCACAGTCATCATggcaaaaaagaaaggaaggagtcTGTGTGGAGCTGGGGCTACAAACTGAGATCTGAGAAGCAGAACCAAACACTGCAGGGCAGTACACTGAGAACAGGCTGGTTTCAGCTGCTGATATGCACCTACAGATGGAATCACTTTAAACCTTTACCTGCCTCCTCTTCTGTTCACATTTGTCTGGCCTAACACAGAATTCAGCCCTGATGCTTTCATTCTCCAGAAATCAATCTACCTCGCTGCAGCCTTCTCTATCTTTACATTCCATAAGCCAGGAAAAACTACAATGAGGCAATATCTAACCAAACTGACCAAAGACTTAATTTCTCACTAAATTCATGCTAAATTCTGATGTCCAGAAGTCAGACTGTGTGCTAACTGCTGACAGACTAtgattgcattttaaaaatgaaatctaacTGTACAGGTATACTTTCACTAAAGCAAGTGGCTTGGCCATACCTGCCCTGCACAATGTCAGTGCAGCCAGTGGTGGTGACAAAGATGTTGCCCTCTTTGCAGGCCTCCTCCATGGTTGTAACTTCATaacctgaaaagagaaaaagttacTTCTCTTAACAACCACCAACATTTATTAACAAGTGGGACACAATACTAGAAGTAGAAAAGtacaaagaaagaatgaatCAAATGTTTCTGCCCACACCTGGCCTAGAAATGATGCAAGGTAGTGGGACACTGGTCTTGCTAAACACCAACATGATAGAAAAACCACCCATCCCTCATCACCCTTTTCAAATCTGTGGATCTCTGCATTCAATCTGTACAGTCTGGCACAGCACTCAGTCTAGATTCAGGGGGTCAAATTTGCCAAAGAAGTGTCCCCACAACACCTGCAGTTCTTGGTAGGTAGGAACAGAAATGAGATAAACTGGTACCAAGAGGCACAGTTACATGAGGCACCCAACTCCAGAGCatgccctgggctcagctggaaAGACAGAGCATGGCACTGCTCTTCAAAAAAACCTATTGAGGGTAAAGGCCTGGTGtttaataatgttttaattCCAATCAAGCCTTATCCCACACTGGAGATTAGAACTGCACAAGTCAGACAATCCCTCAGCCCTAAACCCCTCCCCACCATGGTCTTGAATCCTTGATTCCAAACACACCTTCAAGGCCTCAAGTAACAAACTCCTTCCCTAACTGCAAGGAAAGAATTCCTACAGTTAAACTGGATTCAGCTGTacctcagcagggacagggctgaaACCACTGCATCTTTCTCGGCCAACATTCATTTATTGCTCTCCACTGACACACAGACCCTGTCAGATGCCCCAGTTGCTGTTATGAGTAGAAAAGttgcccatttttttaaaaggttgcagagttcACAGGTTGGGCCAGTTGCTGCCAGGGTGAAGTTCTAACTGCTTATTGTTGTAGTCACCTGTTGTTAATAGTTTTTTGTTAACTATCTGTTGTTGATGGTTGGGAATCCCCCTTTTTGTCGAGTGgcaccctgctgcttcctggaggatGGCACCCGAAATGGTGAAGAGGAGGGGACAACGAAGTTGGCATGCAAATGACTTTGGAACTTGCATGCAAATGAAGAAGCCCCTCACCAAACCTagcaaaaacccctaaaaacaatGAGCCAACACAGAACTGAGGAGTTGAAGTGATGTCTAGACATGAGGAACAGAATCCAGTGTCCGCTAAGACCCTCTTTACCCCTCACCCTAACCTAAAAGATGTCGGCTGGAAAGAGGACCTCGAATGTCAAACCAAAAAACTGGGAATCTCCTGGTGCTCTCATGGGGATggaagccccagctctgcctgcagaccaGCAGACAAAGCTgcacttttcctcctcctccgtgccactcctgggagcagcggCAGCGTGAGGGCGAGCCGTCGGTTCCTCCCACCCaagctgatttttaataaaggcattaaaaaagaagaaagatctCCTGTCCTATTTATTTCAgttgctgctctgctcagctcccaccTTCCATGGCTGCCTGGAGCGCGTTGATGGGGTCGATTTCCGTGATGATGACTCTGGCTCCGAAGCTCCGCAgggcctgggcacagcccttgCCCACGTCCCCATAtcctgccaccactgccaccttGCCAGCAATCATGACATCTGTGGCACGCTTGATGCCATCAATGAGGGACTCTCTGCAGCCATAAAGGTTATCAAACTTGCTCTGAGGGAGAAAACAAGCAGTTTCAAAACAGATGAAAGCCACTCAAGTGAAATTTccttaaagaaagaaaatggactTATGTGCAAGTACTAAGAGTCATTTAATACTTTAACCACCATGAGGGACAGGAGAAGACAACCTCGttagatgtttttatttatcCCGTTTCAATCTATGGAGTTGTATCAGATACAAGCTTCATTATGGTGAGAAGCATTTCATAAATACACTGTATCTACTGACCAGGGCCTGGACTCGCTAAAAACTTGATTAAGAGGTAACCTGAGTGTCTTTCACACCAGTTCCTAAACCATATGTTCACcagttccctgctgctgtttatCAGACAATGAACAGAACCAAGTGCCACAGGAAGGCAAAACACACCAGCAGCATATCATCTTATCTCTGCAAGACACatccagcctgcagagcagcaaggTGTCCACACCAACCAGGAACAACTGGTTCTTGCAGCCCCAGAGGATCCAAATTACATCTTTCCCCATGAAGAGTTACCCTATCTCTGTTGAGTTACCCTAACGCTGTCACTCACTATTGCTCAGACTTAGAAAGATTCAGCAAGCATCCATTCACAATAATGGTCACTGCAACCAGGACCTCCTGGATTTCATCTCTTAATGCCCCATCACACAACATCCTCCTACTGTAACACTGACACTGACAGCCAGACCCTCCAATCAAAAGTGCCCAGCTAAGTCAGACATCAAACACTACCTCACCCCTTGAACACCTTCCTAAACTCAAACACACCTTGTTGTGTTGATTTTTGTAAtgctccttcttcttctgcAGCCTTTTGTTTTGATCAGGAAGAGGGGCTGTACAAACAGATTTGATTATTTGGGGAGCTACAGAGGCCAAGAATTTCTAAAGAAGCTGGCTACTAATGATGTGCTGTGCTTTAGTATTGCAAGGAAGCAATACTAAAAAATCTCCATTCACAGCAAAATTCTGGTCTCAAAGCCTGTCCTGGCTTTCTACAGCCTTAGGGCACCAATCCTTCTTGCTTTTACTTAGCACTGTCTGCTACAGGCAATCTTAAGATTAAATTCCCAGAGGCATtaatctggtctagtggaaggcaCACCCACAACACCTGCAGCTCTTGTAAGTATGAACAGAAATGGGATaaactcacagcagaaactgGCCAAAGTGTAACAAATTATACCTCAGATCCAGAAGTTCCTGACTCAGTGCCTATAACCATTAGCAGAGGCATAACTGCCATTAATATATCAGAAAATTGTGTTAACAATTCTTCAAATTCTAGAGCTAGTTGCAGTTGGTATCCCTCTTTCCTAGTCCTGCAGATTTTCCGTGCAGCATGGAGGAAAAGAGCATGGTCAGTCAGCTTTGATTCCTCATCGCCAAATCCCCCAACTGCAGTCAAAGCCTTCCAGGTGTCTGTGCATTCCCATGCAGGTAAGAGAGCAGAGTGTTGGATGCAGATATCTGCCCCACCCAAAACACATTTGAGTGGCAAAGGGGAAGaacagagctggctgctgtgcttgCCTTCTTTCTCCAAATGTTAGCACAGGAACCTGGCACCAACTGGAAATATCAAACTGGGAGAGCAGAATTTGTCAGCTCAGTTGCACATTTTCCCAGAGATCTGCAATTGTGGTTAGTACAAATCTTGTACTGTATAAATACCAAACAATACTTGAAAACAAGCACTTGCTTGGCACtagaatcccaaatccctttaaGAGGCTTTGTTAGAAACATCTGAATTTCCAAGTCTACTAAACAGTACTAATAATTATTATGCAAGCAGCACAAATCTGTGTGAAAAGGATGTGAAGAACTTCCTTTAACATTAACTGGACTCCAGCCCACTTCCTATGAAGTGTCAGGTGCATCTTAGTGAGCAGAAAGGAGACCGCAAACTGCAGAGAAGGCAGGCCAAACAACATGAGAACTTCCAACCCAACAGGATAATGTCTGTATGGCAACTTGAAATAGAGTCAATAACTAGACTTAAAAGACATCAAGACACATAAACCTTTAGTACACCTTTAATTCCCACTATAATTCATCTGCAGCCAAAAAGCACCACCACCCTTTAAAAACCATTCCACTTCATTTTCAATTCACCAGGGTTTATCTTGGAAGCAGCACTAAAGCTAACCAAGGGATAAATatctccctcctgccctctctTTTGCatctgctgctcacagagatCAGCCACAGGCTGACCAACCAACCTTTACCAGCACAAGCTCAAGGAGGTCACACGCTCTTTTCCAGCTGGTATCTGACACCTGTCTGGGAGCCTTTAAGCTACTCAGAGTGAGGACAGACTCCTTGCCACAAGTACTGACTGTGCCCAGGAGTCATGATCTCCAAAAGTGTGTTCACATTATTAAACAGCAGAAGAATGGATGTCCTTACATACAAAAAACTTTGATATCCTGACAACAGGGCATTTACAATGACATCAGGGGCTCGCTTTTAGGATATGGTGGAAATCTCTGTTCAGAACCAGATCAGGAGAAGCTCAGCAAGAGAAAGAACACTTTCATGGCAATGACAACATCCCAACATCAAGCTGGTCAGAGAGTAGAACACTGCAGAAGGGTTCTGTCTGTATTACCTTGGTGACAGAGTCATTCACGTTGATAGCTGGCACTTTTAGGGTCCCATTTGCCTTCATCTTGTACAGGTTGTGAACCCC
The genomic region above belongs to Camarhynchus parvulus chromosome 20, STF_HiC, whole genome shotgun sequence and contains:
- the AHCY gene encoding adenosylhomocysteinase; amino-acid sequence: MSDRLPYKVADISLADWGRKAIEIAENEMPGLMKMREMYSASKPLKGARIAGCLHMTVQTAVLIETLIVLGAEVQWSSCNIFSTQDHAAAAIAKAGIPVFAWKGETDEEYLWCIEQTLYFKDGQPLNMILDDGGDLTNLVHTKYPQLLKGIRGISEETTTGVHNLYKMKANGTLKVPAINVNDSVTKSKFDNLYGCRESLIDGIKRATDVMIAGKVAVVAGYGDVGKGCAQALRSFGARVIITEIDPINALQAAMEGYEVTTMEEACKEGNIFVTTTGCTDIVQGRHFEQMKDDAIVCNIGHFDVEVDAKWLNDNAVEAVNIKPQVDRYTLRNGRHIILLAEGRLVNLGCAMGHPSFVMSNSFTNQVLAQIELWTHSDRYAVGVHFLPKKLDEAVAAAHLDKLSVKLTKLSDKQAKYLGLSRDGPFKPDHYRY